The following are from one region of the Arachis duranensis cultivar V14167 chromosome 10, aradu.V14167.gnm2.J7QH, whole genome shotgun sequence genome:
- the LOC107468496 gene encoding LOW QUALITY PROTEIN: BAHD acyltransferase At5g47980-like (The sequence of the model RefSeq protein was modified relative to this genomic sequence to represent the inferred CDS: inserted 2 bases in 1 codon), with protein sequence MNLECISRKCIKPSSPTPPNLQIFNMSLLDQLSPNXLRDAATIHCNDQGAFFIQSRTQTPLSQILSPPNFDVIQNLLPTTHSDSLLLVRFTLFGCGATAITISLTHKIADFAALITLLKAWTAACIGGDTQPVVPELAIGSALFPPREILPAGMSASVKIAAEKFTTRRLIFESWKVEELKKRVKSELQFEASRVEVVLGLIWRCALLTSKRKTPSTLFQAVNLRRRMEPPIPETALGNLVWAFAVTVEEECEVELQVVVKKMRDCLKEFMERKGERLNNSEGRCEVVMEDLKERGEMLKKSGSVVYKCSSWCKVGSSLYEVDFGWGKPLWMCSVNNIVSNTVALMDTRDGHGVEAFVTLDHQHMDSFQQSQELLHYALLNPPLL encoded by the exons ATGAATTTGGAGTGCATATccagaaaatgcataaaaccaTCATCACCAACGCCTCCAAACCTTCAAATCTTCAACATGTCTCTTCTGGACCAGCTTTCCCCTAA CCTCCGAGACGCCGCCACCATCCACTGCAACGACCAAGGAGCCTTCTTCATCCAATCACGAACCCAAACACCTCTCTCTCAGATCCTCTCCCCCCCTAACTTCGATGTCATCCAGAATCTTCTCCCTACCACCCACTCCGACTCCTTGCTCCTTGTCCGCTTTACCTTGTTCGGTTGCGGCGCCACCGCCATCACCATCTCCCTCACTCACAAGATCGCTGACTTCGCAGCCTTGATCACTCTCCTCAAGGCATGGACCGCCGCCTGCATTGGCGGAGACACCCAGCCGGTGGTCCCCGAACTCGCCATCGGATCTGCTCTCTTCCCTCCGAGAGAGATTCTTCCCGCCGGGATGTCAGCCTCCGTGAAGATCGCGGCGGAGAAGTTCACGACGAGGAGGCTGATTTTCGAGTCTTGGAAGGTAGAAGAGCTGAAGAAGAGGGTGAAAAGCGAGCTTCAGTTTGAGGCGTCGAGGGTTGAGGTGGTGCTTGGTCTCATTTGGAGATGCGCATTGTTAACTTCAAAACGTAAAACGCCTTCAACCTTGTTCCAGGCAGTGAACCTGCGACGACGAATGGAACCTCCGATTCCAGAGACGGCGTTGGGGAACTTGGTGTGGGCGTTTGCAGTGACTGTGGAGGAGGAGTGCGAGGTAGAGTTGCAGGTGGTAGTAAAGAAGATGAGGGATTGTTTGAAGGAATTCATGGAGAGGAAAGGCGAAAGGTTGAATAATTCAGAAGGTAGGTGTGAGGTGGTGATGGAGGATTTGAAGGAGAGGGGTGAGATGTTGAAGAAGAGTGGTAGTGTGGTGTATAAGTGTTCGAGTTGGTGCAAGGTTGGATCATCACTGTATGAGGTTGATTTTGGGTGGGGGAAGCCGCTTTGGATGTGCAGCGTCAACAACATAGTGAGTAACACCGTTGCTTTGATGGATACAAGGGATGGGCATGGCGTCGAAGCTTTTGTCACCTTGGATCATCAACACATGGATTCCTTTCAACAATCTCAGGAACTCCTTCACTATGCTTTGCTTAATCCCCCTCTTCTGTAA
- the LOC107468397 gene encoding uncharacterized protein LOC107468397, producing the protein MAWTLRPFTVMCIVTLLMNAVSCIPSIEFDSMLESLRERGYDLFCNAIVTSDLQFDIFAYENQRRQEEEEEEEGNSTRTNSNARNTFTFFAPTDASLFALDMTQTASSYTDTLRFHVVPRRLSVTELRRLPEGYGLPTLLSKRRLEVTRSPAYAFGISVGGVEIAFPGLFYGRYVAVHGLSGILSLRSNAVSGVSSVPPSPPPVVPPSQERGPVGVPPVASAGRRWRNNPNRPDKRTFLAPNSPPARPVPKGISFNVTDQRRHHPPVEVPAPAPNAVSRRAPPPTSPVTGRINAPLPGPAADSPTSLDIAPVMTPVVATPIYPPEGFSDAPIEEKPSVSVTESWGGELEGVVEMPKNTLLDENITRNCDLEGSGPMDNADQPRIMQCYAS; encoded by the coding sequence ATGGCGTGGACCCTCCGTCCATTCACCGTGATGTGCATCGTAACCTTGCTGATGAACGCCGTGAGCTGCATTCCGAGCATAGAGTTCGATTCAATGCTGGAGAGTCTACGGGAGCGAGGGTACGACCTCTTCTGCAACGCAATCGTGACCTCTGATCTGCAATTCGACATTTTTGCTTACGAGAATCAGAGaaggcaagaagaagaagaagaagaagaaggaaacagCACAAGAACTAACAGCAATGCGCGCAACACCTTCACGTTTTTCGCGCCAACCGATGCTTCCCTTTTTGCCCTCGATATGACGCAAACGGCGTCGTCTTACACAGATACACTCCGATTCCACGTCGTACCTCGCCGCCTCTCCGTTACCGAGCTCCGCCGCCTCCCTGAGGGCTACGGCCTCCCTACTCTCCTCTCCAAGCGCCGCCTCGAGGTCACCCGCAGCCCCGCCTATGCCTTCGGCATCTCCGTCGGCGGCGTTGAGATCGCCTTCCCCGGCCTCTTTTACGGCCGATACGTCGCTGTTCACGGCCTCTCCGGGATCCTAAGCCTCCGATCGAACGCTGTCTCTGGTGTTTCCTCTGTTCCCCCTTCTCCGCCGCCGGTGGTACCTCCTTCTCAGGAACGGGGGCCCGTGGGGGTTCCTCCGGTTGCTTCCGCCGGTCGCCGGTGGAGAAATAATCCTAACAGGCCGGACAAAAGAACGTTTCTTGCTCCTAATTCTCCTCCTGCGCGTCCGGTGCCGAAGGGGATTTCGTTCAACGTCACGGACCAGCGGCGACATCATCCTCCGGTTGAAGTTCCAGCGCCTGCACCCAACGCCGTCAGTAGGCGAGCTCCTCCGCCTACTTCTCCAGTAACGGGAAGGATTAATGCTCCACTTCCCGGACCTGCAGCTGATTCTCCTACGAGTCTTGATATTGCTCCCGTCATGACGCCGGTGGTTGCGACTCCGATATATCCCCCGGAAGGGTTTTCAGACGCGCCGATTGAAGAGAAACCTAGTGTTTCGGTTACGGAAAGTTGGGGTGGTGAATTGGAAGGAGTAGTAGAAATGCCGAAGAATACGTTATTAGACGAAAACATCACCAGAAATTGTGATCTAGAAGGGAGTGGTCCCATGGATAATGCTGATCAGCCTCGCATCATGCAGTGTTACGCTTCCTAG
- the LOC107468742 gene encoding COP9 signalosome complex subunit 8 — translation MDLSRVRELLESKSYDKVADICDNLMLQVASDGIAYHDDWPYSIHLLAHIYVHDINSARFLWKSIPSSVKESQPEVTAVWKIGQRLWLRDYAEVHEAIRGYEWSQDLQGLVAAFSELYTKKMFQLLLSAYSTISIQDTASFLGMNEDDATNYVLQHGWTVDPASQMFTVKKQPIVTEQKLDPSKLQRLTEYVFHLEH, via the exons ATGGATTTGTCGAGGGTGAGAGAGTTGTTGGAATCCAAATCGTACGACAAGGTAGCCGATATCTGCGACAATCTTATGCTTCAG GTTGCTTCCGACGGCATTGCTTATCACGACGACTGGCCCTACTCCATTCATCTTCTCGCTCACATTTATGTTCATGACAT CAATAGTGCTCGCTTCCTTTGGAAATCGATACCTTCTTCAGTCAAAGAAAGCCAGCCTGAGGTCACCGCGGTATGGAAAATTGGTCAACGCCTTTGGTTACGCGATTATGCGGAAGTGCACGAGGCAATCCGTGGCTATGAATGGAGCCAGGACCTCCAAGGACTAGTTGCTGCTTTCTCAG AACTTTACACAAAGAAGATGTTTCAGCTGCTTCTCTCTGCTTATTCAACAATAAGCATTCAAGATACTGCTTCATTTTTGGGAATGAATGAGGATGATGCTACAAACT ATGTATTACAGCATGGTTGGACTGTGGACCCTGCATCGCAAATGTTTACTGTGAAGAAGCAACCTATTGTGACAGAGCAGAAACTTGATCCTAGTAAATTACAGCGGCTGACAGAATATGTCTTCCATCTAGAGCATTGA